One Ricinus communis isolate WT05 ecotype wild-type chromosome 7, ASM1957865v1, whole genome shotgun sequence genomic region harbors:
- the LOC8273908 gene encoding 50S ribosomal protein L15 — protein MLRRRLLSSLISSTSILKPKINPKPISTLIPQFQSHSLQCPKPNNCEAFEFMGIRSYSILSLNDLRDKVPRKLKTRKGRGIGSGKGKTAGRGHKGQKARGTMKFGFEGGQTPMRRRLPKRGFKNPFSLTFQPVGLGKIAKLINEGKIDSHELITMKTLKETGAIGKQIEDGVRLMGRGADQIKWPIHLEVTRVTVRAKQAVEAAGGSVRRVHYNKLGLRALLKPEWFEKKGRLLPKPARPPPKLKDKVDSIGRLPAPTKPIPFYAEDKEAVSTPA, from the exons ATGTTGAGAAGAAGATTACTTTCTTCACTTATTTCATCAACCTCAATTCTCAAACCCAAAATCAACCCAAAACCCATATCCACCCTGATCCCACAATTTCAGTCTCATTCTCTGCAATGCCCAAAACCCAATAATTGTGAAGCATTTGAGTTTATGGGTATTAGGAGTTATAGTATTTTGAGTTTAAATGACTTGAGGGATAAAGTGCCCAGAAAGCTGAAGACAAGGAAAGGACGTGGAATTGGGTCTGGCAAAGGAAAGACTGCCGGGAGAGGTCATAAAGGACAGAAAGCGAGAGGTACAATGAAGTTTGGCTTTGAAGGTGGTCAGACACCAATGCGACGGCGTTTGCCTAAGAGGGGATTTAAGAACCCGTTTAGCCTCACTTTTCAG CCAGTAGGGTTGGGAAAGATTGCAAAACTTATAAACGAAGGGAAGATAGATTCTCATGAATTAATCACAATGAAAACTCTCAAG GAAACTGGGGCCATAGGAAAGCAGATAGAAGATGGAGTAAGACTGATGGGACGTGGTGCTGATCAAATTAAATGGCCTATTCATCTGGag GTGACAAGAGTGACTGTAAGAGCAAAGCAAGCAGTTGAAGCTGCTGGTGGGTCTGTAAGAAGAGTGCATTATAACAAGTTGGGCTTGCGAGCACTGCTCAAGCCTGAATGGTTCGAAAAGAAGGGCAGATTGTTGCCAAAACCAGCCAGGCCTCCACCGAAGCTAAAAGATAAAGTTGATAGCATTGGCCGCTTGCCTGCTCCAACCAAACCTATTCCATTTTATGCTGAAGACAAAGAAGCAGTCTCTACTCCTGCTTGA